One region of Armigeres subalbatus isolate Guangzhou_Male chromosome 3, GZ_Asu_2, whole genome shotgun sequence genomic DNA includes:
- the LOC134221259 gene encoding uncharacterized protein LOC134221259 — MDSSDEEYFASSSTINFLMGTGREFAIHPINRNRKRDGEFYRLYDDLREYPEKFRSFTRMDMDTFDVILSLIERKLMKNWTNCNREPILPCERLIITIRFLATGSSFTTLGFSFRMGRSTVAAIVTETCQVLWDTLQPIYMPAPTEQMFKLVADEYWQKWNFPNCIGAIDGKHIRMRCPPGSGSMYYNYKGYHSTVLQAVADANSKFLMVEIGGYGKQSDAGTFSSSDMYQLLIKGKLNVPPDALLPDNELTMKMPYVFVGDEAYPLVRHLIRPYPRNQLTTSLAYFNSRLSRARKCVECAFGIMSSKWRILLKPIETSPKLGDDIVKAICILHNVIIDHEGVSLQLEEAADYIGRRTDNVSTPPSKISTNSGRFIRDYFKGFMTRNTL; from the exons ATGGATTCGTCAGATGAAGAGTATTTCGCTTCATCAAGCACCATTAACTTTTTAATGGGAACAGGAAGAGAGTTTGCCATTCATCCAATAAACCGTAACCGGAAACGCGATGGGGAGTTTTACAGGCTATACGATGACCTACGTGAATATCCGGAGAAGTTTCGTTCATTCACTAGAATGGACATGGACACTTTCGATGTGATTTTGAGTTTGATTGAAAGGAAACTGATGAAAAATTGGACAAACTGCAATAGAGAACCGATTTTACCCTGTGAACGGTTGATTATCACTATCAG ATTTCTAGCAACTGGATCATCGTTTACTACTCTCGGATTTTCGTTTCGTATGGGACGCTCAACGGTTGCAGCGATAGTTACAGAAACGTGTCAGGTTTTATGGGACACCCTCCAGCCCATTTACATGCCAGCACCAACCGAGCAAATGTTCAAATTAGTGGCGGATGAATATTGGCAAAAGTGGAATTTCCCGAACTGTATCGGTGCGATTGACGGCAAGCACATCCGAATGAGATGCCCACCTGGTTCCGGTTCAATGTACTACAATTATAAAGGGTACCATTCAACCGTTTTGCAAGCCGTCGCAGACGCAAACAGTAAGTTCTTGATGGTGGAAATCGGTGGATACGGTAAGCAGAGCGATGCTGGAACGTTCAGCTCTTCTGATATGTATCAACTTTTGATCAAAGGAAAACTTAATGTTCCACCAGATGCTTTACTACCCGATAACGAACTAACCATGAAAATGCCATACGTCTTTGTTGGCGACGAAGCATATCCATTGGTACGACACTTGATCCGTCCATACCCACGAAACCAGTTGACTACTTCACTTGCGTATTTCAACTCAAGGTTGTCAAGAGCAAGAAAATGCGTTGAATGTGCGTTCGGCATAATGAGCTCAAAATGGAGGATTCTATTGAAACCTATTGAGACATCACCAAAACTTGGTGATGATATAGTCAAAGCGATATGTATCCTTCACAACGTGATTATTGACCATGAAGGAGTCAGCTTACAGCTGGAAGAGGCCGCCGATTACATTGGGAGGAGAACCGACAATGTATCAACGCCTCCTAGCAAAATCAGTACAAATTCTGGACGTTTTATTCGCGACTATTTCAAAGGATTCATGACCAGAAATACACTATAA
- the LOC134221260 gene encoding uncharacterized protein LOC134221260, translating to MEIDSEQLITLVFARKPLWDKTSKLYRNRGLVDKLWRQVSNELESDATTDEVKKKWKNLRNSFGKELKKIPEGRSGDGALLNFETYTTWPYFESMMFLKDQMTSRKSGGNLPPCGGENEEDWNEADLQQTGQLVPTEDVVEDRDAYEVQSMAQANAQPISIRSGKRTTDHEDENRNEYEDQFVAQAVAQPTIHPIRSGKRGAQQQLLDIEARKLRLLEKKVDKSTTKDEDEDEAFFKSILPHVKKLKPEDKLVFRMEIQSVVQKHVYGKPKRTQIMQNSTPLHTNVEIRTPQPSCSYQRTPSRQQTPSVSIEYDDQDEDNGNTMTTTAYSPMITAERQYYSVITSPISSVETQQ from the exons atggaAATTGATTCGGAACAATTAATTACCCTTGTTTTCGCCAGAAAACCGTTGTGGGATAAAACATCGAAGCTTTACCGGAACAGGGGACTTGTTGATAAGCTCTGGCGGCAGGTTTCTAATGAGTTGGAATCGGATGCAACCA CGGACGAAGTtaagaaaaagtggaaaaatctacgaaattctttcggaaaggagctgaagaaaattccagaaGGACGATCCGGGGATGGAGctcttttgaatttcgaaacATACACAACATGGCCTTATTTCGAATCTATGATGTTCCTTAAGGATCAAATGACCTCTAGAAAATCTGGAGGTAATCTTCCACCCTGTGGCGGCGAAAATGAAGAAGATTGGAATGAAGCAGACCTCCAGCAAACTGGTCAGTTGGTACCTACTGAAGATGTAGTCGAGGACAGGGATGCGTACGAGGTTCAATCCATGGCACAGGCCAACGCTCAACCGATATCAATTCGATCTGGAAAACGAACTACTGACCACGAAGATGAGAATAGGAATGAATACGAGGACCAATTCGTTGCACAAGCCGTTGCTCAACCGACTATCCATCCAATTCGATCTGGAAAACGAGGTGCACAACAGCAGCTACTTGATATTGAGGCAAGGAAGCTGAGACTGCTCGAAAAGAAGGTAGATAAATCTACTACAAAGGACGAAGATGAAGACGAAGCATTCTTCAAAAGCATACTTCCACATGTAAAGAAGCTGAAGCCGGAAGACAAGTTAGTGTTCCGGATGGAAATACAGAGCGTTGTTCAGAAGCATGTGTATGGAAAACCTAAGAGGACACAAATCATGCAAAACTCCACGCCGTTGCACACAAATGTCGAAATAAGGACTCCACAGCCTTCATGCTCATACCAACGAACTCCAAGCCGACAGCAGACTCCAAGTGTTTCTATCGAGTACGATGACCAGGACGAAGATAATGGCAACACAATGACAACAACAGCTTACTCTCCTATGATTACCGCCGAAAGGCAATATTACTCAGTGATAACATCGCCAATTTCCAGTGTAGAAACACAACAATAA